From a single Pseudoalteromonas sp. Scap06 genomic region:
- the tssL gene encoding type VI secretion system protein TssL, long form, with product MDETIIKPRPGRLGRNTPSSNPAQNDADKTVMSVEPPSAKLLGSNKVSIFKNPLLEAATDCFSLVISINQSLEMSNLAALKHRCVEAIKRFEVEVRNQHLSKEVINNSRYCLCAILDESVLNSKWSSMEWADESLLSTFHKETFGGEYFYTLLDSGLAQPERNQQFLELQYHCLNLGFKGKYRLGAGGDTKIEEYRSQLYHLLNQLNGPINNKLSPNWKQRVAAGVELRNQVPLWVIFSVLGLILLMIYLSINMKLNNDVVEINEKLAGIHPLAVNQTVDKKDQQLRVLEQLLQTEIKMGIVAVAKTSDGIRITINSENLFKQGDAQLLPSFQPILEKLALSLEGTKGRVLITGHTDDLPISTDKYPSNWHLSLARATQVANLMAKSTNLSGRLWPEGKGAAEPIASNSDSASRSLNRRIEIDLLF from the coding sequence ATGGACGAAACCATTATCAAACCTCGCCCAGGTCGATTAGGGCGAAATACGCCAAGTAGCAACCCTGCACAAAATGATGCTGATAAAACAGTGATGTCGGTCGAGCCGCCTTCTGCAAAATTATTAGGTAGTAACAAAGTATCGATATTTAAAAACCCTTTGTTAGAAGCGGCAACCGATTGTTTTTCGCTTGTAATTTCAATCAATCAATCGCTTGAAATGAGTAACCTTGCAGCGCTTAAACATCGTTGTGTTGAGGCTATCAAACGATTTGAAGTAGAAGTTCGCAATCAGCACTTATCAAAAGAGGTGATCAATAATTCGCGTTATTGTTTGTGCGCCATTCTTGATGAGTCTGTATTGAACTCAAAATGGAGTTCAATGGAGTGGGCGGATGAAAGCCTACTTTCTACCTTTCATAAAGAAACCTTTGGCGGTGAATATTTTTACACGCTACTTGATTCAGGCTTAGCTCAACCAGAGAGAAATCAACAATTTTTAGAGTTGCAATATCACTGCTTGAATTTAGGATTTAAAGGTAAATATCGCCTAGGTGCCGGTGGTGATACAAAAATCGAAGAATATCGTTCACAACTTTATCATTTATTAAACCAACTTAATGGGCCAATTAACAATAAGCTGTCTCCAAACTGGAAGCAAAGAGTAGCAGCGGGTGTTGAACTGAGAAATCAAGTTCCACTTTGGGTCATATTTTCGGTATTGGGGCTCATATTATTGATGATCTATTTATCAATAAATATGAAGCTGAATAACGATGTTGTAGAGATTAATGAAAAGCTAGCAGGTATTCACCCTTTAGCAGTTAACCAAACTGTTGATAAAAAAGATCAGCAATTACGCGTACTTGAACAGTTGTTGCAAACAGAGATTAAAATGGGGATTGTCGCCGTTGCTAAAACCTCCGATGGGATCCGCATTACAATTAATAGTGAAAACTTGTTTAAGCAAGGAGACGCACAACTTCTCCCTTCATTCCAGCCTATTTTAGAAAAGTTAGCGTTAAGCCTAGAAGGAACTAAAGGGCGAGTCCTCATAACAGGTCATACAGATGACTTACCAATTAGTACTGATAAGTACCCTTCTAATTGGCATCTATCTTTAGCTAGAGCAACACAAGTTGCTAATTTAATGGCTAAAAGTACCAATTTGAGCGGTCGTCTATGGCCAGAAGGAAAGGGCGCAGCAGAGCCTATCGCCAGCAATTCAGATTCAGCTTCTCGGTCGTTAAACCGCAGAATTGAAATCGATCTATTATTTTAA
- the tagF gene encoding type VI secretion system-associated protein TagF, with product MSDPIVDIGYLGKVPCLGDFVQDNVTKEFSEHWEQWLQAAIAVSKEQLGDVWQESYLTGPVWHFALSPNIVGDTGIMGTLLPSMDAVGRHYPLTVTRATHIAPVDVLHSGVFSLEYEDAVLKVLDGSVDLFSWRKELASTLSDVAANKKQVSYANSKDKNKQAIALEFSGTELSDHILQDAMHAILHKKYGDYSVWWTHGSCNIKPMVLITSALPPVNQVAAMLDGRWKHWEWNYTQVKNSD from the coding sequence ATGTCCGACCCGATTGTAGATATTGGTTATCTTGGCAAGGTGCCTTGTTTAGGCGACTTTGTTCAAGATAATGTAACTAAAGAGTTTTCAGAGCATTGGGAGCAATGGCTGCAAGCTGCCATTGCTGTGAGTAAAGAGCAACTTGGTGATGTTTGGCAAGAAAGCTACCTTACTGGCCCTGTTTGGCACTTTGCATTAAGCCCAAACATTGTTGGTGATACTGGCATTATGGGTACGTTATTGCCCAGTATGGATGCAGTAGGAAGGCACTATCCACTCACTGTTACTCGTGCAACTCATATTGCTCCGGTTGATGTGCTTCATTCTGGTGTTTTTTCATTAGAATACGAAGATGCTGTTCTTAAAGTACTTGATGGCTCTGTGGATCTGTTTTCCTGGCGAAAAGAACTGGCTAGTACACTAAGTGACGTTGCTGCAAATAAAAAGCAAGTAAGTTATGCCAATTCAAAAGATAAAAACAAACAAGCAATCGCTCTAGAGTTCTCAGGCACTGAGTTAAGCGACCATATTTTACAAGATGCCATGCATGCGATTTTACATAAAAAGTATGGTGATTACAGTGTTTGGTGGACTCATGGTTCTTGCAATATTAAGCCTATGGTACTGATCACGTCAGCTTTGCCGCCGGTTAATCAAGTAGCCGCTATGCTAGATGGACGTTGGAAGCATTGGGAATGGAATTACACACAGGTAAAAAATAGTGATTAG
- the tssB gene encoding type VI secretion system contractile sheath small subunit: MSIHDKLKRVRKPRVHITYDVETEGAAVKKELPFVVGVMGDFSGDNTEALKPLKDRRFIQIDRDNFNDVLKRMSPSLRLKVDNTLTDDGSQFEVNLNFKSIDDFEPAAVVNQVEPLRKLMETRNKLRDLMTKIDRSEELENVLEEVLSNTASLDSMAKELNLEETDK; encoded by the coding sequence ATGAGTATCCATGATAAGTTAAAACGAGTTCGTAAACCAAGAGTACATATCACTTATGATGTGGAAACTGAGGGCGCGGCAGTAAAAAAAGAATTACCCTTTGTAGTAGGTGTAATGGGTGATTTTTCTGGTGATAACACAGAAGCACTTAAACCACTAAAAGATAGACGTTTTATTCAAATTGATCGTGATAACTTTAATGATGTTTTAAAACGTATGAGTCCTTCTCTGCGTTTAAAAGTAGACAATACATTAACGGATGATGGTTCTCAGTTTGAAGTTAACTTGAACTTTAAGTCGATTGACGATTTCGAGCCTGCTGCGGTTGTAAATCAAGTAGAGCCTTTACGCAAATTGATGGAAACGCGCAACAAGCTGCGTGACTTGATGACCAAGATTGACCGCTCAGAAGAGCTTGAAAATGTACTCGAAGAAGTATTAAGTAATACAGCAAGCTTAGACTCGATGGCTAAAGAACTTAACTTAGAGGAGACTGATAAATGA
- the tssK gene encoding type VI secretion system baseplate subunit TssK, producing the protein MGDNTRVAWTEGMFLRPQHFQQADKYISNVIKQVCSGNLADPWGIIDISIDNELLNSGQFAVDALSAITPDLLPIDMPQSTSLPEPLVVNKDVFDEVVYLAIPALKNSGINISSADDNTVTRYKLNDLSVSDDLLGAQSQEIIQVAKVYSKLMLSSDDHSGYIVLPLARIIDVSSEGQIKLDAKYIPPSLKVGQCKPLSGLVREIGSMIKQRAESIAARLSQGYAGSSSVADFIMLQTLNKYDAIFNNLLSVNSLHPNVFYSRLIELAGELSTFSTANKRVPKLPNYDHTNLGQVFNEVVNFLYQSLSHVIEQTATEIKLEQSKFGISFGALKDKSILNSAQFVLAIKASVPHEELRKILPSQIKIGSVETIRDLVNNQIPGITISNLPTAPRQIPYHAGFHYFELNRHGEHWDKLRSSGGIAIHLSGNYPELQLSLWAIRT; encoded by the coding sequence ATGGGTGATAACACTCGTGTTGCTTGGACTGAAGGGATGTTTTTAAGACCTCAGCACTTTCAACAAGCAGACAAATATATTTCCAATGTTATCAAGCAAGTTTGCAGTGGCAACCTTGCTGATCCATGGGGGATAATTGATATAAGTATTGATAATGAATTACTTAACAGCGGGCAGTTTGCCGTGGACGCATTATCAGCAATCACTCCAGACTTATTACCAATAGATATGCCTCAATCAACGTCGCTACCTGAACCGTTGGTGGTTAATAAAGATGTTTTTGATGAAGTTGTTTATCTTGCCATCCCTGCGCTAAAAAATAGCGGGATTAATATATCTTCAGCCGACGATAATACAGTGACTCGTTATAAACTCAATGACCTGTCAGTGAGTGATGATTTATTAGGAGCGCAATCTCAAGAAATTATTCAAGTTGCGAAAGTGTATAGCAAATTGATGCTGTCGTCTGATGATCACTCAGGCTATATTGTATTACCTTTAGCTAGAATTATAGATGTGAGTAGTGAAGGCCAAATAAAGTTAGATGCAAAGTATATTCCTCCATCTTTAAAAGTAGGGCAATGTAAACCCTTATCAGGGCTAGTCAGAGAAATAGGCTCAATGATAAAGCAACGCGCTGAAAGCATCGCCGCAAGGCTCAGCCAGGGCTATGCAGGAAGTTCTTCAGTTGCAGATTTTATCATGCTACAAACATTAAATAAGTATGATGCGATATTTAATAACTTACTTAGTGTCAATAGTTTACACCCTAATGTATTTTACAGTCGTTTAATTGAGCTTGCGGGCGAGTTATCAACCTTCAGCACTGCTAATAAGAGAGTGCCTAAATTACCCAATTATGACCATACTAATTTAGGGCAGGTATTTAATGAAGTGGTTAACTTTTTATATCAGTCGTTGAGTCACGTTATTGAGCAAACAGCAACTGAAATTAAACTTGAGCAAAGTAAATTTGGTATTTCTTTTGGTGCGTTAAAAGATAAGTCTATTCTTAATTCAGCCCAATTTGTATTAGCAATTAAAGCAAGTGTGCCTCATGAAGAATTAAGAAAAATTCTACCTTCACAAATTAAAATTGGCAGTGTAGAAACTATTCGAGATCTGGTAAATAACCAAATTCCAGGTATTACGATTAGTAATTTACCAACAGCACCAAGACAAATTCCTTATCATGCTGGTTTTCATTATTTTGAATTAAATAGGCATGGTGAACATTGGGATAAATTGCGTTCCAGTGGGGGAATTGCCATTCACCTCTCAGGAAACTACCCTGAGCTACAATTAAGCCTTTGGGCGATAAGAACTTAA
- the tssM gene encoding type VI secretion system membrane subunit TssM, translating to MSFSQKFKKITYALTSRTAILIIGFLALSLLIWFGGPLIAIADYVPLAGVAARLLTILLILLVFSVTKIYRLMQQSKRDEKMADELIDNNDANSSEVNEEITTLKTRMNEAIDLLKDVKLFKGKNIYQLPWYIMIGPPGAGKTTVIHNSGLDYPLKDKLGVDLVHGVGGTRNCDWWFTNKAVLIDTAGRYTTQSSHAKHDSRAWEGFLGLLRKHRPLRPINGVMISMGISELMSQTKTERNLHARAIKQRLQELQNQLGMTFPVYVIFSKVDLIEGFREFFGELTEEECEQVWGITFELDLDKDTQVDAFNKEFHALISKLTEMLNRRLINERNEAIRAKIFEFPRQLRVLQGVADDFLKEIFTPNAYEELPMFRGVYLTSATQEGTPSSFLNDASAGKTDYINQSKSFFIKNVLESVIFPEQNLASTNKHHDKQNKWLRVASVSLACVALFGFSISWYFSFAWNSNLIDATDEAIATYQELDASSFDRNNLLVLNDRLNALRNLPATNAQLIDPEDASSVGFNKLTEIKESSTNAYKRSLQTYLEPFIANTLIKEMEAHPEHLSYLYETLRCYLMLFKPEYFESEDIYVWFSAYLDRNLPGDLNMQTRNELMNHIAALLKEGVTQTEIDNQAVRVARAELTKLPIAERAYQRLQADFLDSSIPPFRLTDIISFESAQKFTFRNNGDLTRSIPGLYTFNGFHGIFNIEKGKMLGNLMASSWVYGQEASGTYDISKAEIEKKLEQRYFQDYIYYWQSFLDDLSLNQYSSPAEGVNITDVLAGSEAPIKNIINAVKKNVQLTKLPISENQKVAGDIAANAAKVAMQTKANRIKRFLPDEAPKFEVELPGYQVEEAFEDIIDIDIQQLDNIQKNLRELNIYLTKLDRGDQLKYSIKDQISGKSKPSFIRQLEYQSSDLPYPFNSWLLDISRDTSNITKNSANRHLNEIWKSKVLREYNAAIVGRYPFAPQAEKEVSIKDFTRFFGPNGTIDNFFNSYVAPSVDMSSSPWKFEKDIGISNNTLKMFEHAFKIQTAFFERGSDTPRIEFGLRTFNLDKTVSSLMIEIDGQSMIYRHGPLKVTNFVWPGASGQSKTRVVFTPPNGGRSINTTYQGEWSLYRMLDELSEKRSKTRQDLELHFSLMGNNAKVELLPSSIRHPFWNSSVEKFSCPTRL from the coding sequence ATGAGTTTCTCACAAAAATTTAAAAAAATAACCTACGCACTAACGTCTCGAACCGCTATTTTAATTATCGGTTTTTTAGCCTTATCATTATTAATTTGGTTTGGTGGTCCCCTAATTGCGATTGCAGATTATGTACCGCTTGCCGGTGTTGCAGCAAGACTACTAACTATTTTATTGATACTACTTGTTTTTTCTGTGACTAAAATTTATCGCCTTATGCAGCAAAGCAAACGTGATGAAAAAATGGCAGATGAGTTAATAGATAACAACGATGCAAATAGTAGTGAAGTTAACGAAGAAATAACCACCTTAAAAACCAGAATGAATGAAGCCATAGATTTACTCAAAGACGTAAAACTATTTAAAGGTAAAAATATATACCAATTACCTTGGTATATCATGATTGGTCCACCTGGCGCAGGTAAAACAACGGTTATTCATAATTCAGGCCTAGATTACCCATTAAAGGATAAGCTTGGGGTTGATTTAGTGCATGGTGTTGGTGGTACGCGCAATTGTGATTGGTGGTTTACCAATAAAGCGGTATTAATCGACACCGCCGGTCGTTACACAACGCAAAGTAGCCACGCTAAACACGACTCTAGAGCATGGGAAGGCTTTCTCGGGTTACTAAGAAAACATCGCCCATTACGCCCTATAAATGGGGTAATGATCAGTATGGGTATTTCTGAACTTATGAGTCAGACCAAAACTGAGCGAAACCTTCATGCACGAGCTATAAAACAACGCCTTCAAGAACTACAAAACCAGCTTGGTATGACATTTCCTGTCTATGTTATTTTTTCTAAAGTAGATTTAATTGAAGGATTCAGGGAGTTCTTTGGCGAACTTACTGAGGAAGAATGTGAACAAGTTTGGGGGATCACCTTTGAGCTTGATTTAGATAAAGATACTCAAGTCGATGCATTTAACAAAGAATTCCATGCTTTAATCTCTAAACTTACAGAGATGTTGAACCGTCGACTGATCAACGAGCGTAATGAAGCTATTCGAGCTAAAATCTTTGAATTCCCCAGACAGCTACGTGTACTACAAGGGGTAGCTGATGACTTCTTAAAAGAGATTTTTACTCCTAACGCTTATGAAGAGTTACCTATGTTCAGAGGAGTGTATTTAACCAGCGCCACTCAAGAGGGAACCCCTTCAAGCTTTTTAAATGATGCTAGCGCAGGTAAAACCGATTATATAAACCAATCTAAAAGTTTTTTTATTAAAAACGTTTTAGAGAGCGTTATTTTTCCTGAGCAAAACTTAGCAAGCACTAACAAACACCATGACAAACAAAATAAGTGGCTTCGAGTTGCTAGTGTGTCACTTGCATGTGTTGCTTTGTTCGGCTTTTCAATTTCTTGGTATTTTAGCTTTGCATGGAATAGCAACTTAATTGATGCCACAGATGAAGCAATTGCCACGTACCAAGAATTAGACGCATCATCTTTTGATAGAAATAATCTACTGGTACTAAATGACCGATTAAATGCATTGAGAAACTTGCCAGCAACCAATGCTCAGTTAATTGATCCTGAAGATGCATCTTCAGTTGGCTTTAATAAGCTTACTGAAATTAAAGAATCTTCTACTAATGCTTATAAACGTTCCTTACAAACCTATTTAGAGCCCTTTATTGCGAACACGTTAATAAAGGAAATGGAGGCTCATCCAGAACATCTGAGTTATTTATATGAAACGCTCAGATGCTACTTAATGTTATTTAAACCTGAATATTTTGAGAGTGAAGATATTTACGTTTGGTTTAGTGCATATTTAGATAGAAATTTGCCTGGTGATTTGAACATGCAGACGCGTAATGAGCTGATGAATCATATTGCTGCGTTGTTAAAAGAGGGCGTAACACAAACTGAAATAGATAATCAGGCGGTTCGAGTAGCTCGTGCAGAACTTACGAAACTACCGATTGCAGAAAGAGCATACCAACGACTTCAAGCTGATTTTCTTGATAGCAGTATTCCGCCTTTTAGATTAACCGATATTATTAGCTTTGAAAGTGCGCAAAAGTTTACATTTCGTAACAATGGTGATCTAACGCGCAGTATTCCAGGGTTATACACTTTTAACGGTTTCCATGGAATTTTTAATATTGAAAAAGGAAAAATGCTTGGCAACTTAATGGCCAGTAGCTGGGTGTATGGCCAAGAAGCCTCAGGCACGTATGATATTTCTAAAGCAGAGATAGAAAAGAAGCTAGAGCAACGTTATTTTCAAGATTATATTTATTATTGGCAGTCGTTTTTAGATGACTTGAGTCTTAATCAGTACAGCTCACCTGCTGAGGGTGTGAACATTACTGATGTATTAGCAGGCTCAGAAGCGCCAATAAAAAATATCATCAATGCAGTTAAAAAGAATGTTCAATTAACTAAGCTACCTATCTCTGAAAACCAAAAGGTCGCAGGAGATATTGCCGCTAATGCAGCTAAGGTTGCGATGCAAACTAAAGCAAATCGAATCAAACGCTTTTTACCTGACGAGGCGCCTAAGTTTGAGGTAGAGCTACCGGGCTATCAAGTCGAAGAGGCGTTTGAAGACATTATCGATATAGACATTCAGCAGCTTGATAATATTCAGAAAAACTTAAGAGAGTTGAATATTTATCTAACTAAACTTGATCGAGGCGACCAGCTTAAATACTCAATTAAAGATCAAATAAGTGGTAAGAGTAAACCGAGTTTTATTCGCCAATTAGAGTACCAAAGTAGTGATTTGCCATATCCGTTCAATAGTTGGTTACTTGATATAAGTAGAGATACTAGCAACATCACCAAAAATAGTGCCAACAGACATTTAAATGAAATTTGGAAAAGCAAAGTGTTGCGCGAGTATAACGCGGCAATTGTGGGGCGTTACCCATTTGCTCCGCAGGCTGAAAAAGAGGTCAGCATTAAAGACTTTACTCGCTTCTTTGGCCCTAATGGCACCATAGATAACTTTTTTAATAGCTATGTAGCTCCGAGTGTGGATATGAGCTCTAGCCCGTGGAAATTTGAAAAAGATATTGGTATTAGCAATAACACCTTAAAAATGTTTGAGCATGCTTTCAAAATTCAAACCGCATTTTTTGAACGTGGTAGTGATACCCCTCGAATTGAGTTTGGCTTACGTACTTTTAATTTAGATAAAACGGTATCTAGTTTAATGATTGAAATTGATGGCCAGTCAATGATTTACCGTCATGGTCCACTCAAAGTTACAAACTTTGTATGGCCTGGCGCTAGTGGTCAAAGTAAAACTCGCGTTGTGTTTACACCGCCAAACGGTGGGCGTTCAATTAATACAACTTATCAAGGTGAGTGGTCACTTTATCGAATGCTAGATGAGCTCAGCGAAAAGCGTAGCAAAACACGTCAAGATCTAGAGTTACATTTCTCCTTGATGGGTAACAATGCAAAAGTAGAATTACTGCCTAGCTCAATCAGGCATCCGTTTTGGAACAGCAGTGTAGAGAAGTTTTCATGTCCGACCCGATTGTAG
- a CDS encoding PP2C family serine/threonine-protein phosphatase, which yields MISNLSTSYAITHRGAVRQLNEDAHVEINSHNLWVVADGMGGHEAGEVASQLVVDVIRTTVEKLRLEDLTVSHIVSAIEDANKQLNQYSAQYLSNKTAGSTVTALFVKNERYYILWAGDSRAYLLRNGKLTQVSRDHSQVNDLIDEGMISVEEAKNHPLSNVITRAVGVMDEVKVDVIEGEINKGDIFLLCSDGLTGELSDEDICLSLEPSSIIDSGMALMHSSLVRGAKDNVTCILVKYDDVDANQSIQSCNLQDEATIPLFTK from the coding sequence GTGATTAGTAATTTAAGTACAAGTTATGCCATTACTCATAGAGGTGCAGTGAGGCAGCTTAATGAAGATGCGCACGTGGAAATTAACAGCCATAACTTATGGGTCGTAGCTGACGGTATGGGCGGGCATGAAGCGGGTGAAGTTGCTAGTCAATTAGTGGTTGATGTGATTAGAACTACTGTTGAAAAGCTCAGGCTAGAGGACTTGACCGTAAGTCATATTGTTAGCGCTATAGAAGATGCAAATAAGCAACTAAATCAATATAGCGCGCAATACTTAAGCAATAAAACAGCAGGCAGTACGGTAACAGCTTTGTTTGTTAAGAATGAGCGCTATTACATATTATGGGCTGGTGACAGCAGAGCTTATTTATTACGCAATGGTAAACTAACTCAAGTTTCTCGAGATCATAGTCAAGTTAATGACTTAATCGACGAGGGAATGATTTCTGTTGAAGAAGCTAAAAACCACCCATTATCTAACGTTATTACTCGTGCTGTGGGCGTAATGGATGAAGTGAAGGTAGATGTAATTGAGGGTGAGATAAACAAGGGCGATATCTTTTTATTATGTTCAGATGGTCTTACAGGTGAATTATCAGATGAGGATATATGTTTGTCATTAGAGCCAAGTAGCATAATTGATTCAGGAATGGCTTTAATGCACTCCTCGTTAGTTAGAGGTGCTAAAGATAACGTAACTTGTATATTAGTAAAATATGATGATGTAGATGCCAATCAATCGATACAATCTTGTAATTTACAAGATGAGGCAACGATTCCATTGTTCACTAAGTAG
- the tssA gene encoding type VI secretion system protein TssA has protein sequence MFLFEEYISPISDTEFAGIDPRSDVSPTSTYYALKDLRNQLRAAERNALVDEEGIASLSRDWIPLLEQCSEAIKTESKDIEYLAWLIEGLCRVHGFKGIAFGFSVAKHLLEHHFESLYPTLDDGDEISDKVSALVGLNGSAGEGTLIIPIKSIYMTDSVSMDPFSFWEYQQGYDISRLSDEKREKKITQGAVDFEQLEKSAAETSTEFFVSLKNDIEDAIEKFAALSEVMDKVTGEPQPTSNIKQALEVSLAAVNHVAADKLEAAQIALDKANAEPEEEVVEDEIEADSAQPKKRVSDEIDSRENAIKKLQEIATFFRKTEPHSPMSYTIEQVIRWSELSLPELLNELITDSDARTGYFKLSGIKISETET, from the coding sequence ATGTTTTTATTTGAAGAGTATATTTCCCCTATTTCAGATACTGAGTTTGCAGGTATTGATCCGCGATCAGATGTCTCTCCAACGTCTACTTACTACGCCTTAAAAGATTTAAGAAACCAACTTCGTGCGGCTGAAAGAAATGCGCTAGTCGATGAAGAAGGAATTGCTTCGCTTTCTCGAGATTGGATTCCGCTACTTGAGCAATGTAGTGAGGCAATTAAAACCGAAAGTAAAGATATAGAATACCTAGCTTGGCTAATTGAAGGCTTGTGCCGCGTTCATGGCTTTAAAGGCATTGCGTTTGGTTTTAGTGTTGCTAAGCACCTTTTGGAACATCATTTTGAGTCACTTTATCCAACACTTGATGACGGTGATGAAATTTCAGACAAAGTGTCTGCATTAGTTGGCTTAAATGGCAGTGCTGGTGAAGGTACGTTAATTATTCCAATTAAAAGTATATACATGACAGACAGTGTCAGTATGGATCCTTTTTCTTTTTGGGAATATCAGCAAGGTTATGACATTTCACGTTTAAGTGATGAAAAACGCGAAAAGAAGATAACCCAAGGTGCCGTTGATTTTGAACAGCTTGAAAAAAGTGCAGCCGAAACCAGTACCGAGTTTTTTGTATCTTTAAAAAATGATATTGAAGATGCGATAGAAAAATTTGCCGCTTTGAGTGAGGTTATGGATAAGGTGACGGGTGAGCCACAACCTACATCTAATATTAAACAAGCATTAGAAGTGAGCTTAGCTGCGGTAAATCATGTTGCAGCAGATAAACTTGAAGCAGCACAAATTGCATTAGATAAGGCAAATGCTGAGCCTGAAGAGGAAGTGGTTGAGGATGAGATAGAAGCAGACTCAGCGCAACCTAAAAAGCGTGTCAGTGATGAGATTGATTCGAGAGAAAACGCAATAAAAAAACTTCAAGAAATTGCGACATTTTTCAGAAAGACTGAACCTCATTCACCAATGTCTTACACGATAGAACAAGTTATTCGATGGAGCGAATTATCGCTACCTGAGTTATTAAATGAGTTAATTACAGATAGTGATGCTAGGACTGGATACTTTAAGTTGTCTGGCATTAAGATCAGCGAAACTGAAACATAG